In one Alphaproteobacteria bacterium genomic region, the following are encoded:
- a CDS encoding anthrone oxygenase family protein, whose product MTDTIITILLWVCALGSGLMAGIYFAFSTFLMTAFARIPQAHGISAMQSINTTIVKSLFLPLFFGTTLIGLFLAGWALYQWDRPGATLMLAGGLIYALCMFASTIVFNVPLNNALAAMDGASAEATAVWNRYLKEWVFWNHVRTVASLVACGLFIAAIAA is encoded by the coding sequence ATGACCGATACCATCATCACGATCCTGCTTTGGGTCTGCGCCTTGGGAAGCGGACTGATGGCCGGAATCTATTTCGCCTTCTCGACCTTCCTGATGACCGCCTTTGCGCGGATCCCCCAGGCACACGGCATCTCGGCCATGCAATCGATCAACACGACCATTGTGAAGTCCCTGTTTCTGCCACTGTTCTTCGGCACCACGCTGATCGGCCTGTTTCTGGCGGGATGGGCGCTCTACCAGTGGGACCGGCCCGGCGCCACGCTGATGCTGGCCGGCGGCCTGATCTATGCATTGTGCATGTTTGCCAGCACGATCGTCTTCAACGTCCCGCTGAACAACGCCCTGGCCGCAATGGACGGCGCCAGCGCGGAGGCCACCGCGGTCTGGAACCGGTACCTGAAGGAGTGGGTGTTCTGGAACCATGTCCGGACCGTCGCATCCCTGGTCGCCTGCGGCCTGTTCATCGCCGCCATCGCCGCCTGA
- a CDS encoding NAD(P)H-binding protein, whose product MTDAPVLIVGGNGKTGRRVDTRLRALGIATRPVSRSTTPPFDWTRPTTWAAALEGVRAAYVSFQPDLAVPGGAEAIEAFSALAQKKGVEHLVLLSGRGEDGAQRAEEALKASGIDWTIVRASWFNQNFSENFLLEGVLTGEIALPAGDVKEPFVDADDIADVAVAVLTETGNRRRVYEVTGPRALTFAEAVSEIAVATGRPIRYTQVPVDAFVGGLRQAALPEDLVALLEDLFTTVLDGRNTKVAHGVEDALARPPRDFRDYVRRTVAQGIWSQRT is encoded by the coding sequence ATGACCGATGCACCTGTTCTCATCGTCGGCGGCAACGGCAAGACCGGGCGCCGTGTCGATACCCGGCTCAGGGCTCTTGGGATCGCCACACGCCCCGTTTCGCGCTCAACCACGCCCCCCTTCGACTGGACAAGGCCGACGACCTGGGCTGCAGCCCTGGAAGGGGTTCGCGCCGCCTATGTCAGCTTTCAGCCCGATCTTGCCGTGCCGGGAGGTGCGGAAGCGATCGAAGCGTTCAGCGCCCTCGCCCAGAAAAAAGGGGTGGAGCATCTCGTGCTGCTGTCCGGCCGGGGTGAGGACGGTGCTCAACGGGCCGAAGAGGCCCTGAAAGCCTCCGGGATCGACTGGACGATCGTTCGGGCAAGCTGGTTCAACCAGAATTTCAGCGAAAACTTCCTGCTGGAAGGCGTATTGACCGGCGAAATCGCCCTGCCCGCCGGCGACGTGAAGGAGCCCTTCGTCGATGCGGATGACATTGCGGACGTCGCAGTCGCCGTCCTGACGGAAACCGGTAATCGCCGCCGTGTCTATGAAGTGACCGGCCCGCGCGCCCTCACCTTTGCGGAGGCGGTGTCGGAGATCGCGGTCGCGACCGGTCGCCCGATCCGGTATACACAAGTGCCGGTCGATGCCTTTGTCGGCGGCCTGCGGCAGGCGGCACTTCCCGAAGATCTGGTCGCGCTGCTGGAAGACCTGTTCACGACCGTCCTGGACGGCCGCAACACGAAGGTTGCCCACGGCGTCGAGGACGCTCTTGCCCGGCCGCCGCGGGATTTCCGGGACTATGTCCGGAGGACCGTGGCACAGGGAATCTGGAGCCAGAGAACATGA
- a CDS encoding TetR/AcrR family transcriptional regulator produces the protein MNVNVPARRGELPDMPVFARKLPSQKRSKDRFERILDVSVDILREAGPDAFRMSDVVERSGVAFGSLYQYFPDKTAIFGTLACRYNEVGHACVRDGLAEVREEEELHPALCEIVDGYYRLFQDEPVMQDLWQATQADRALQHLDTEDVKVLAGFLADCLIRLDPGRRPDELTDAARLLFVLMAAAVRYAITLPDTEAQRNLDLFKRMLPRRVADI, from the coding sequence ATGAATGTAAATGTGCCCGCGCGGCGGGGCGAACTGCCCGACATGCCGGTCTTTGCGCGCAAACTGCCGTCCCAGAAACGCAGCAAGGACCGTTTCGAGCGCATTTTGGATGTGTCTGTTGATATCCTGCGGGAAGCCGGCCCCGATGCGTTCAGGATGAGCGATGTCGTCGAGCGATCCGGCGTCGCCTTCGGGTCGCTTTACCAGTATTTCCCCGACAAAACGGCAATCTTCGGGACACTCGCATGCCGCTACAATGAGGTCGGGCATGCCTGTGTGCGTGACGGGCTTGCTGAGGTCAGAGAAGAAGAGGAACTGCACCCGGCCTTATGTGAAATCGTCGACGGCTATTATCGGCTGTTTCAGGACGAGCCGGTCATGCAGGATCTTTGGCAGGCGACACAGGCGGATCGGGCCTTGCAGCATCTCGATACGGAGGATGTGAAGGTGCTTGCCGGATTCCTGGCGGACTGCCTGATCCGGCTCGACCCGGGACGGCGCCCGGATGAACTGACGGACGCGGCCCGGTTGTTGTTTGTCCTGATGGCAGCGGCCGTGCGCTACGCAATCACTCTGCCTGATACGGAGGCGCAGCGGAATCTCGATCTGTTCAAGAGAATGCTGCCGCGCCGGGTTGCCGACATCTGA
- a CDS encoding MFS transporter yields the protein MPYSLLSCLLAAVAVIGSNSLVLSPISGSVALSFSGSDAADVMIAAACYGLGTAASALTLAPRIDRIGPGRALVQAMTGLAFALAVSAWAPTLWLLCAAQAFAGIAAGLALPATYALATQIAPKGRESEAMGLVITGWTVSLVLGVSLSALVAEIAHWRGVFIGLAVLAGLIVIVLRLAVSMAPPSELPQQKSTPLTALRVPGMARALLVCASYMAAFYALYSYIGPHAQIVLNQPVAAVGLLSLAYGVGFGAAVPLDRIIDRRGPERVAVSIFCLLAATYLAMSLTVWSMPVLIGLCVLWGVANHLGLNLILGRLGHLDPRQNGSIMGLYSATCYLSLFLGTLAYRPLFDAFGFTACALASALCVGLAILDSARARSANLHTDKLGNGHQQPE from the coding sequence ATGCCCTACTCGCTGCTGTCCTGCCTGCTGGCCGCCGTGGCGGTCATCGGGTCGAATTCCCTGGTTCTCAGTCCCATTTCGGGCAGCGTCGCGCTGTCCTTTTCCGGCAGCGACGCAGCGGACGTCATGATCGCGGCGGCATGCTACGGGTTGGGAACGGCGGCAAGCGCCCTGACTCTGGCCCCCCGGATTGACCGCATCGGCCCCGGCAGGGCACTGGTTCAGGCAATGACCGGGTTGGCTTTCGCACTGGCGGTCAGTGCCTGGGCGCCGACCCTGTGGCTGCTTTGTGCCGCGCAGGCCTTCGCCGGTATCGCCGCGGGGTTGGCACTGCCTGCGACCTACGCGCTGGCAACTCAGATCGCGCCGAAAGGCAGGGAAAGCGAAGCCATGGGGCTGGTGATCACCGGCTGGACCGTCAGCCTGGTACTGGGGGTCAGTCTGTCGGCACTGGTCGCGGAGATCGCCCATTGGCGCGGTGTTTTCATCGGGCTGGCGGTGCTGGCCGGCCTGATCGTCATCGTATTGCGGCTCGCCGTGTCCATGGCACCCCCGTCCGAACTGCCGCAGCAGAAATCTACCCCCCTGACCGCGCTGCGGGTTCCCGGCATGGCCCGGGCGCTGCTGGTTTGTGCCAGCTACATGGCCGCCTTCTACGCCTTGTATTCCTATATCGGCCCCCATGCGCAGATCGTGCTGAATCAGCCGGTTGCGGCGGTGGGACTGTTGTCTCTGGCCTATGGCGTCGGCTTTGGTGCGGCGGTACCACTGGACCGGATCATCGACCGGCGCGGCCCGGAACGGGTAGCGGTGTCGATCTTCTGCCTGCTGGCCGCAACCTATCTGGCCATGTCCCTGACCGTGTGGTCCATGCCGGTCCTGATTGGACTATGCGTCCTGTGGGGAGTTGCGAACCATCTCGGGCTGAATCTCATTCTGGGCCGTCTGGGTCATCTCGATCCGCGGCAGAACGGGTCCATCATGGGGCTCTACAGCGCGACCTGTTATCTCAGCCTCTTTCTCGGCACCCTGGCCTACCGGCCGCTCTTCGACGCGTTCGGGTTCACCGCCTGCGCCCTGGCCTCCGCGCTATGTGTCGGTCTCGCCATTCTCGACTCCGCCCGTGCCCGATCCGCCAACCTTCATACTGACAAGCTTGGGAACGGCCATCAGCAGCCGGAATGA
- a CDS encoding Lrp/AsnC family transcriptional regulator has translation MPNEINSNAIRSRGGKGAGLDLIDRKILGELSVSTDVGYAELGERVGLSAPAVHERVKRLRAAGIIKRNVAIVDGPAVGKALLAFVHVDTTGWGKTAGLMDLAVLPEIEEIHSVTGDTCMMLKVRVADSVALEGLLAKLYDLPEVRGTRTYVVLSTYLERSPQPGITADLSNLQTLKPTSA, from the coding sequence ATGCCGAATGAAATAAATTCGAATGCAATTCGGTCGCGCGGTGGCAAAGGCGCCGGACTCGACCTGATCGACCGAAAGATATTAGGCGAGCTGAGCGTCAGTACGGATGTCGGTTATGCCGAACTGGGGGAGCGCGTCGGTCTGTCCGCGCCTGCCGTTCACGAACGGGTCAAGCGTCTTCGCGCCGCCGGGATCATCAAACGCAACGTCGCCATCGTGGACGGGCCTGCGGTCGGGAAGGCCCTCCTGGCCTTTGTGCATGTCGATACGACCGGCTGGGGCAAGACGGCTGGGTTGATGGATCTCGCGGTATTGCCGGAAATCGAGGAAATCCATTCGGTTACCGGCGACACCTGCATGATGCTGAAGGTGCGGGTCGCGGACAGTGTCGCGTTGGAAGGTCTGCTGGCCAAACTCTACGATCTGCCGGAAGTGCGGGGAACCCGGACCTATGTGGTACTGTCGACCTATCTGGAGCGATCTCCCCAGCCCGGAATTACCGCTGATCTATCCAATCTGCAGACCCTGAAGCCGACCTCGGCGTGA
- a CDS encoding aromatic ring-hydroxylating dioxygenase subunit alpha, with amino-acid sequence MTNAATNVQVPSDWDRRGLPAWTYHNEELTEIEKEVLFRRHWQIVCHVSNVPNPGDYMCFDMVGERAVVMRGDDGRIRAFHNLCRHRGSRVLAEEQGHCKRVITCPFHGWSYGTDGTLRNPAVPDSLPKLDKVEHGLKPIELDIWMGFIFIRFKEGDQPPVSELMKRHEAEVAPYQTDAMVPAYDRVWSHEMDVNWKAVRDVDNEGYHVPMAHPALQDLYGKNYYDEALVDGTNRSVGALTESDGRLWSVKNYKKILPDRPNLPEESKRKWLYVGLFPNTVISFYPESVNFYHEYPVSAGKTIQRGMSYRYADEDRQLRLARYLAERIDRDTVDEDTQLIIWSCEAMESSAFDGIILSDMEYGVRCYHDALRARIPVMNQDHAPPLNQVAAANAAYSSRDAAVAE; translated from the coding sequence ATGACCAATGCCGCGACGAACGTTCAGGTGCCTTCCGACTGGGATCGCAGGGGATTGCCTGCCTGGACCTATCACAATGAGGAATTGACGGAGATCGAGAAGGAAGTCCTTTTCCGCCGTCACTGGCAGATTGTCTGTCATGTCTCCAACGTGCCCAATCCGGGCGATTACATGTGCTTCGACATGGTCGGCGAGCGCGCGGTCGTCATGCGTGGGGACGATGGACGGATCCGGGCGTTCCACAATCTGTGCCGACATCGCGGCTCGCGTGTCCTTGCGGAGGAGCAGGGGCATTGCAAACGCGTGATCACCTGCCCCTTCCATGGGTGGAGCTACGGAACAGACGGCACGCTGCGCAACCCGGCGGTGCCGGACAGCCTGCCCAAACTGGACAAGGTGGAACACGGTCTGAAGCCGATCGAGCTGGACATCTGGATGGGGTTCATTTTCATCCGGTTCAAGGAAGGCGATCAGCCGCCGGTATCCGAACTGATGAAGCGGCATGAGGCGGAAGTCGCGCCCTATCAGACGGACGCCATGGTGCCCGCCTATGACCGTGTCTGGTCCCACGAAATGGACGTGAACTGGAAAGCGGTGCGGGATGTCGACAATGAAGGCTACCACGTGCCGATGGCTCACCCGGCCCTCCAGGACCTCTACGGCAAGAACTATTACGATGAAGCCCTGGTCGACGGCACGAACCGGTCGGTCGGTGCGTTAACGGAATCCGACGGACGGCTGTGGAGTGTGAAGAACTACAAGAAGATCCTGCCGGACCGGCCGAACCTGCCGGAGGAAAGCAAGCGGAAATGGCTGTATGTCGGCCTGTTCCCGAACACGGTGATCAGCTTCTACCCGGAAAGCGTGAACTTCTATCACGAATATCCGGTATCCGCCGGCAAGACGATCCAGCGGGGCATGTCCTATCGCTATGCCGATGAGGACCGTCAGTTGCGCCTGGCCCGGTATCTGGCCGAACGGATCGACAGGGATACCGTCGACGAGGATACGCAGCTGATCATCTGGAGCTGCGAGGCCATGGAATCCAGTGCGTTCGACGGAATCATTCTTTCCGATATGGAATATGGCGTGCGGTGCTATCATGACGCCCTGCGGGCGCGCATTCCGGTCATGAATCAGGACCACGCTCCGCCGTTGAACCAGGTTGCCGCGGCAAACGCCGCGTATTCCAGTCGCGATGCCGCGGTTGCGGAATAG
- a CDS encoding ABC transporter permease, giving the protein MSPTFFYALLLLAVPVAVTITFSFWTQSYLDLDTTFTLANYQEVWSKPIYRVLMLRSLIIAGIVTAATVILAYPLAYYISFHVKERQALWIFLITIPFWTSYLLRIFAWKLILGYNGVINSSLMELGIIAEPLEFILHNANAVVLTLSHAWLPFAILPIFVSLQKIDRSLLEAANDLGDGPVMRFLRVTLPLSLPGVIAASLIVFIPTIGDYVTPKLVGGSDGLMIANMIQVQFGKANNWPLGAALAMTSMLLVTAVSVAFILITRFLGGRVR; this is encoded by the coding sequence ATGAGCCCGACCTTCTTCTATGCCTTGCTGCTGCTGGCGGTGCCGGTTGCCGTCACCATTACCTTCAGCTTCTGGACACAGAGCTACCTGGATCTCGACACGACCTTTACCCTGGCGAATTATCAGGAGGTCTGGTCGAAGCCGATCTATCGGGTCCTGATGCTGCGGTCCCTGATCATCGCCGGCATCGTCACGGCCGCGACGGTCATTCTGGCCTATCCGCTGGCCTACTACATCTCCTTCCATGTGAAGGAGCGTCAGGCCCTCTGGATCTTTCTGATCACGATCCCGTTCTGGACCAGCTATCTTCTGCGCATCTTCGCCTGGAAGCTGATCCTCGGCTATAACGGCGTCATCAATTCCTCCCTGATGGAATTGGGCATCATTGCCGAGCCGCTGGAATTCATTCTTCACAATGCGAATGCGGTCGTACTGACCCTGTCCCATGCCTGGCTGCCCTTCGCGATCCTGCCGATATTCGTATCGCTGCAGAAGATCGACCGCAGCCTGCTGGAAGCGGCGAACGATCTGGGCGACGGTCCGGTCATGCGCTTCCTTCGGGTGACGCTGCCGCTGTCGCTTCCCGGTGTGATCGCGGCGTCCCTGATCGTCTTCATCCCGACCATCGGCGACTACGTGACACCAAAGCTTGTCGGCGGTAGCGATGGGCTGATGATCGCGAACATGATCCAGGTTCAGTTCGGCAAGGCCAACAACTGGCCCCTGGGCGCGGCGCTGGCCATGACCTCCATGCTGCTGGTGACGGCGGTATCCGTGGCCTTCATCCTGATTACACGGTTCCTGGGGGGGCGGGTGCGATGA
- a CDS encoding ABC transporter permease, producing MKIKFLTIYAVGFMIFLYLPVLFLPVFSFNDSAIVAFPLKGFTLQWYENLANEPAMHQALMNSLKVGIATSVISTILGICGARAVTRYEFFAKKSITSFVMLPLVLPEILVAISMLVVLLQLGFSLSLVSVALGHILMCVPFSMAILISSFEGFDKSLEEASMDLGEGPLMTFFRVTLPVVAPGIVSSLLITFTISLDEFIVAFFLSGTEPTLPIFIWGQLRFIAKLPNILALGSLMLLASFILLCAAEYFRRRAQRRTGTGDSVL from the coding sequence ATGAAAATCAAGTTCCTGACGATCTATGCCGTCGGCTTCATGATCTTTCTCTATCTGCCCGTCCTGTTCCTTCCGGTCTTCTCCTTCAACGACAGTGCCATCGTCGCCTTTCCGCTGAAGGGGTTCACCCTGCAATGGTACGAGAATCTGGCCAACGAGCCGGCGATGCATCAGGCACTGATGAACAGCCTGAAGGTCGGCATCGCAACCAGCGTGATTTCGACAATCCTTGGCATCTGCGGGGCGCGGGCAGTAACGCGTTATGAGTTCTTCGCCAAGAAATCGATCACCAGTTTCGTGATGCTGCCGCTGGTTCTCCCGGAAATCCTGGTCGCGATTTCCATGCTGGTCGTTCTGCTGCAGCTTGGCTTCAGCCTGTCACTGGTCAGCGTGGCGCTGGGTCACATCCTGATGTGCGTGCCGTTCTCCATGGCGATCCTGATCTCCAGTTTCGAAGGCTTCGACAAGTCGCTCGAAGAGGCGTCGATGGACCTGGGGGAAGGGCCGCTGATGACCTTCTTCAGGGTCACCCTTCCGGTGGTGGCGCCTGGCATCGTGTCCAGCCTGCTGATTACCTTCACCATCTCGCTGGATGAGTTCATCGTCGCCTTCTTCCTCAGCGGCACGGAACCGACATTGCCGATCTTCATCTGGGGGCAACTGCGCTTCATTGCGAAACTGCCCAACATCCTGGCCCTGGGAAGTCTGATGCTGCTGGCATCCTTCATCCTGCTCTGTGCGGCCGAATATTTCCGCCGGCGCGCCCAGCGCCGCACCGGTACCGGGGATTCTGTACTATGA
- a CDS encoding ABC transporter ATP-binding protein, whose amino-acid sequence MSTHPIIQVRGVSRLFGAFTALDNISVDIRGGEFFSLLGPSGCGKTTLLRMIAGFDDPTHGDILIDGQPMAGVPANRRPTNMVFQSYAVFPHLTVAQNVAYGLRRQRLDKKEQADRVQKALDQVGMGALGERRSNELSGGQRQRVALARALIMRPKVLLLDEPLSALDKKLREHMQVELRQLQRQVGITFILVTHDQEEALTMSDRIAVMFNGDIAQCDTPEQIYQHPKSKAVAEFIGGMNFVDARISERNGKSITVDTACFGRVRIANPHGQDFASDFTVGVRPERLTLLIEESDRAEHEMPGRIVDASYYGDMTYYSIAVDGRDEPITVSMRNTVGRRILNSQEPVRIGWGPESLVPLS is encoded by the coding sequence ATGAGCACACATCCGATCATTCAGGTTCGTGGCGTCTCGCGTCTGTTCGGGGCTTTCACGGCACTGGACAATATCAGCGTCGACATCCGCGGCGGTGAGTTCTTTTCCCTGCTGGGGCCGTCAGGCTGCGGCAAGACCACCCTGCTGCGGATGATCGCCGGTTTCGATGACCCGACCCATGGCGACATCCTGATCGACGGTCAGCCGATGGCAGGCGTTCCGGCCAACCGACGTCCCACCAACATGGTGTTTCAATCCTATGCGGTCTTTCCGCATCTGACCGTCGCCCAGAATGTCGCCTACGGGCTGCGGCGTCAGCGACTGGACAAGAAGGAACAGGCCGACCGCGTTCAGAAGGCGCTCGATCAGGTCGGCATGGGCGCGCTGGGCGAGCGGCGATCCAACGAACTGTCCGGCGGCCAGCGCCAGCGCGTCGCCCTGGCACGGGCACTGATCATGCGTCCGAAGGTTCTGCTGCTCGACGAGCCGTTGTCGGCGCTGGACAAGAAGCTGCGTGAGCATATGCAGGTCGAACTGAGACAACTTCAGCGTCAGGTTGGGATCACCTTCATCCTGGTCACCCACGATCAGGAAGAGGCGCTGACCATGTCGGACCGGATCGCGGTCATGTTCAACGGCGATATTGCCCAATGCGACACGCCGGAACAGATCTATCAGCACCCGAAGAGCAAGGCGGTGGCGGAATTCATCGGCGGAATGAACTTCGTCGATGCGCGGATATCAGAACGCAATGGCAAGAGCATCACCGTCGATACAGCCTGCTTCGGGCGGGTCCGGATCGCAAACCCTCATGGTCAGGACTTTGCCTCGGACTTCACGGTCGGTGTTCGTCCGGAACGCCTGACGCTGCTGATCGAAGAAAGCGACCGCGCCGAGCACGAAATGCCGGGTCGCATCGTCGATGCCTCCTATTACGGCGACATGACCTATTATTCCATCGCGGTCGATGGCCGGGATGAGCCGATTACCGTGTCGATGCGCAATACCGTCGGCCGGCGTATCCTCAACTCGCAGGAGCCGGTCCGGATCGGCTGGGGGCCGGAAAGTCTCGTCCCACTATCCTGA